The sequence CAATTCTGATATCGACCGGAAACTTTATCAGAATTGTGTTGTCGACTGGAGAGATGTTActgtaattaatttgggcagagtaacgttAAATGCATCTAGTGGGCTCATGAATGATCATTGATCAtgtatttataggtgttatgagggaatggtgacgtggtacatgtccctttcatggttgtaacaaactttgctgATCTCAAGgattgacgtggcacctgtccttttcatgggaataacGATCAGATcccaacaaactttcctagatttgtGGGCTGACGTGGCGTGCAGCTCGTTTGTATGTTTGTTCTGGGATCAAGTACTAGTTCTGGGACATTGCACTTATTTCGGGAAAAAGTGCCTGTTCCGGGACAACGTGTTTGGTCCGGGATGGTATCCTTGTGCCGGGCCAGGATATCTAAACCGGGAAGACGTGGTGGTTCCGGGAGTGTGGTGGATCCGTCCTGGTCATGACGAATGAACACCTTGTTCAGTCAAGAAGGTTTTGCCTAATGTTTACTcctaagtgtttcttcacggtagtgTTATGACTGGGCAAGATTGTATCCGGTTTATGGGTAACCTTATAAGGGTTGTCGGGTATCCGACGTCTATGGTTCAGCAGTCCTTTTTATGTGATGACATGGTCCCCGGCTTCTTAATGTTTTTGTACCCGGCTAAGTGGTGCCGGTAGTCTGCGCACTTGTCTAGGTAAGATAAGCTTTATGTAGTGTCTCGGCTGGCCTTTGTCCGATACCCTTATTTCCGGACACATACGCAAGCAACCTTCTTATCGGGTTACTAAAGTAGAGCCGGGAAGATGTTACTTGCCCGCGATGATTCATGCCGAGGGCATTCTAGCCGGAGTGCTGTTTTAATAGTGTCTTTTTGAgatggatcattatgcgtatcattaagtccctccAGTTTGGTGAGCTCAGCTGGGACAGCTGCGTTGCCAAACTTGAAGGAACATACCTCACACGCGTGATTTGACGTGCAATTAATGTTTGACACTTTCTGTCTTAATCAAAGTAAAGTATTTCGCGTATTTAGATGCGCTTTTTTGAGTCCTATGGGACCCTCATAGGATATTTGCCTATATAAGTGACCACTGATCTTCACTTAAATTTTTCCTGTTTCAATATTCCTCATTTTGCATAATACAGAGAAATATTTTTCTTATCTTGCTTGATTTTGAatctttcatcatcttcttctacaTTCATCATGCCTTCCAGACCTTCTAATCCCCTTCATGACGTATTGCGTGCACCTAGCAATGTTGACCAAGCTTATATCGATAGGGTTTGCTATCTATGCCCTCGATTACGAGATTTGGGGCTGGTGATACCCAGGTCGCAATAGCTTGCATGTGGGTCCCCACCAAATTATTGTGCTATCTATTTGAGACCTTTCGAGGTTTCAAATCTTAGGTACCCATTCACACGCTTTTTCATGAAGGTTCTCAACTTCTACGGTCACAGCGTTGCACGCTTGCATCCTAATCGCGTGCGTTCAATTGTGTTGTTTGAAATGTATTTCAACGGTTTAGGGATGGTCCTGAGCTTGAATATTTTTAGAAGTATATTTCATCTGACGTCATACCGCCAAGGGTGGTATACGTTTACTGATGAGATTAACTTTCTTGGGGAGTCGTCAGTGGTTGCAGATGACTGGGTGCAGTCGTTCGTTTTTGAAAAGTGCTCTGATTTTCTGTTGAGGAATGAACAGTCCTATTTGTTTAGGTCTGTGACTGTACAACAACCGAGATAGCTATTGAAATTGGGTATAGAGATGGTTGACCAGTTGAGGGGCCTGAAGACCCCTCAACGATCTTATGACGAGCACGTGTTGGTTATGGCTAATGTTAGCAACAACTGGAGTCATCCTGACAGGATTCCTGTTGCTCGGAGAGGTGGAAGAGGTATTTATTCGTGTAGTTTTCCTTACTCTTACGTAATTGTGATTCTTAGAATGAAATTTATGATTTGTGCAGAGTTGACTGTGTCGGAGGTTCTCTGGGCGACGAGTCTAGATGGAATGGTCTTTACCGACAAAGTGGTAGAGGGTGCAGCCCCAGCATCTACCAGCCATCGTCGGGCGTCGTCTCCTGATGACTTGGAGTCTTCAAATGGCGGCTCCTCAGATGGCGGGTTGATTTGCCGCACTATGCGTCGGGTTGAGCCGACTGCTGCTACTGAGGGTATCTCTTCGACACATTGTTACCTGTCTTTGTCTGTTTAAAATGTTTCATACTGACTacgtttgtttttgttttttttgtagGTCATACCGATGTGGCTCCGGCAAAGATGCATGCGCCCATTTCCGCGATACCTTTGCTTGAAAGGGCTGCCTCCTGGGAGAGGTTTGAGCCGGTTGTTGAGGAGAAGCGGGTGGCCGAGGAAGAACCGGCTATTGAAATAGAGATGGTTCAAGGGCACCATCCAGGCAAGGAGCCTGCTATGGAGGCTTCAGACTCTCATCCCCGGTTAACAACAAATGTCGGGCAGAACGTGTACATCCTGCCCGACTGTGATATTAAGCCATTATGTGATCTCCTACACTGTGCCTCTTCAGACTATCCAGTGTATAGGGAGTACTTGGAGTTTATTACTTTTCCAGCTCTGAAAGCGGCATTAGCTGCTCTGTCCACGACACAGGCGCGGCATTAGCTGCTCTCAGTTTGCTGTGTTTGCCCAGCATCTTGCGGCTGACGAGTTGGATAGGAGTGAGGCCGATGCCCGTCGCATTCACGAGCATTGTGTGATGTTTGAAATGATAACTGGCGAATGGCAAAGTTTTCGGGTGAGAATACCCGCCTTGAGAGAGAGAGCTTGCGTCGGCAAGGGAGGCCATGGCCTCATCCCGTGATGAGTTAAAGAATTCCCGGGAAGCGTTGGGGGCATAGAAAGCAGCGCTGGCCCGAGGGCAGGAATTTGTCGCCCTACTCGCTGATGATAATAAAAAACTATCAGAGAAGGTGTCAGCGACACTGGGTGAACTTACTTGTCTGCAACATGGTATACCCATACTTTTTGCCCAGCTACTAAAGACCTCCATTGTTCATCAGCTGTTTAATGCCTTTATTGAGGCCATCAAAAAGTTAACCACGTTTGAGGTATTAAGACGAGTGTAGTGTTTCTTTTTGAGTGGTAGTGCAGCCCAAAAGATGAAGAACGACTTAAGTGCTACTTGTGTTCAAGAATGTCGGCAAGCGCATGAGGCTCATGGCCAGATTAATTTTGAAGAATTGGATAGGGTTTTTAGGGATGAGAATTCATCCGTTGAGGATATTGTAAACTATCAACCGTAGAGATATGCACTCGGTTGTGTTTGTCTTTTGTTGTTAATGTAACGTCTTTACATCTGTTATGTCTTGTGTGCAAACTAGTTTATTTGAATTTGGGTTATTTGTTGTGTCATGACAATAACGTAGATATCTAGACTATGCGTGAGCATGGTCGAGATGTTTATATGGTAAAACCGGACCCTCAATGATTTAGCCAGTCACTCTCATAATACGAGAAGGTTCTTACAGAGGTGCCCTCCTACCAACGAAAGTTATAAGGCATTTCTTCTGGCGGTAGGTCTGAAATATTCAAAGACTTATGATTGTGTTTGTTTCATATTCAGAGTCATTATAGTGTACAAGTATGTAAGTTGGAATTACATTTAGGACTCATACTTAGAAACAATTTGAGTACATAAGTGTTCTGTATCGCTGCTATCCGGGTGGGTGATCAGTCCTCCCGGTTGCAGGTAAGTTACACATGGTATTTCTTTAAATGGAAAGCATGCCAAGGGCATTGTATCGGGATTCCGTTTGGTGTTTCCAGGTGGTATGCACCATAGTCGGCTATGCCAATAACCCTGTAAGGACCTTCCCACCGTGCACCCAATTTTTTGACATCCTGCTGTCGGCTAGCTTCGTTACTTCGTAACACTAAACGTGTAGTTGGAATCCAATGCTTTGACTTTTTTGTCATAGTGGTTTGCGATTTTTTGCTTCTTCTCGGCTTGCCGGATATGTGTTATTATCCGTCGTTCTTCAAGAGCGTCTAGGTTTTCTCACAACGCGTCATCATTTTGCTGTTCATCGAACGTTGTTATTCGTTTAGTCAGGACGAGAACTTCAGCTGGGATGACCGCTTCGGTGTCGTATACCAGGCTGAATGGGGTTTCATTTGTGCTATCTTTTGCGGTTGTCCGGTGTGCCCAAAGTACGTGTTGGAGTTCATCCACCCATCCTTGTCAAAGTTTTCCTAATCTATCCTTTATTCCGGAAACGATGTCCCGATTAGTGACCTTAACCTGCCCGTTAGCCTGTAGATATGCCACTGAAGTGAACGATTGTTGAATATCCATGTCTATGCACAAGTCTCGAAAGGGATTGTGTGCAAATTGTGTGCCTTTGTCGCTGACCATTTTGCGTGGTAAGCCGAAATGACAAACGATATCTTCTCATACGAATTTTAGGTTTTTTCTTCCGATAATCGTGCTTAACGGTCTTGCTTCTATCCACTTTGTAAAGTAATCGATTGCGACGACCAGAAACTTAACATTTCTGACACCTCTTGGGAATGGACTGAAAATGTCGATCCCCCACTTGCAGAATGGCCAAGCGGCGTGTATTGGGACTATGTTACAATGAGGGGATATGTTGACTGGGGCATGTATTTGACATGCCTCGCAATTTACAATCAAATTGTATGTGTCCCGGTACATGTGTGGCCAGAAATAACCCATTCTTTTGATCCTGCTGACTATTGTTCTATAGCCAGAGTGTGTCGAGCAAGCCCCTTCGTGCATTTCTTGTATGATTTCCTTGACCTGCGTCGGTTCAACACATCTCAAATATGGTTCTGTGAATGATTTCCTATATAGGATGCCATCTTTAAAGTGATACATTGGTGCTCGCATTCGTATCCTACAAGCTTGTAGATTGTCTTCTGGGACGGTACCATCGGTAAGGTATTGTATGAAAGGTGTCATCCAGCAGTCTTCTTTTGCTGTGTTGTTGCCATGAGGGTATCCTCGTCGGTTGACTTTCTTTCCAGAACCTCCACCATGACTTTTTTAGTGAATTGATCATAAAGCAAGGAGGCAAGCTTGCTTAAAGCATCTGCTTTCTTGTTACGGTTACGGGGTATTTGCTTGATTTCAAATGCCACGAAGTTTTTGACTAGCGTCTTTGTAAGCTCTAGGTATTTTTGCATCGATGTGTCTCTTGCTTCGAAACTACCGTTTAGCTGACTTGCTAGTAGTTGCGAGTCAACGTAAGCGGTGAGCTGTTGTACGTCGATGCTCTTTTCCAAGCGTAATCCGGCTAGCAGAGCTTCATATTCGGCCTCATTGTTTGAGGCGGCGAACTTTAGCCGGATAGCGTAGGTTATTTCTTCTCCGTTCGGGGATATGAGGAGTAGACCTATGCCGGCTCCCTCCTCGCTGGATGCACCGTCTGTATATAGTTCCCAGAATTCGTCCATGTCCCTTCTTGTGACGGGAGTTTCACCTTGTTTGATCATATCAAAAGGGAGTTCTACCAGGAAGTCGGCTATAACTTGGCCCTTGACTGAATGTCTTGGGATAAAGCTGATTTCATGCTCGCCAAGTTCTATTGCCCATTTCGCCATCCTTCCAAAAATCTCCGGTCTTGTCAGGACGTGTTTGATCGGTTGGTCCGTGAGGACTTGtatcggatgtgcttgaaaatatcgtcgTAGCCGCCTTGCCGTGTGCACTAAGGCATAGATTAACTTTTCCATGGATGGGTAGTTTACTTCCCTATTTTTGCAATATTTTTCTTACAAAGTATACTGGCATTTGAGTTTTACCCCTGTCGGCGATTAGAACCGAGCTGATTGCCTCGGAGGAGGTGGCAAGGTATACCGTGAGGGTTTCTCCCGGTATCGGTGCCGTTAGCGTGGGCAGTTCTTTTAGGAATGCCTTCATGTCCTGGAAAGCTTTCTCGGCCTCCTCCGTCCAGACGAAGTCTTTTTTGTTCAAGCAACCTTTTAATGTTTGGAAGAAAGGTAGGGATCTGTCGGCAGCCCGTAACAGAAATCTTATTAGtgccatgataatgctaaaaatgaacatatattttatcgcattatccctcaagaaagacaagcttttagttgcagttgtcctatttacaaggaatatttgtttaaatattaaaaggtgaagataaaagacagattcgatgaattgaagatgcaaacgaccaaaaagctaaaaagtacaaagtacaagcaaagaggttcaaattattgatgagaaacgtctcaaaattacaagagtacaagacgcaaaacgcaaagtacaagatattaaattatacgaaaggacgttcgaaaatccggaaccgagacatgaaccaactttcaacgtacgacgcaacggaccgaaagttacaaattaattatgtatataaatataatataatatataattaattatataaattatatatttatattatatttatataataaaatccgtcggcaagctaggagccaaacttgtgtgagctggattccacagcttcgCACTCACGGAACTTATAAagcccaaaaaggccgcactcgcggagcccacaaaatcagaaatccacctataaaaggccttgaaattcgacggattatttactttattttcttttcatcatacgtaaaaatatatatatatattataattttaattttaattttaattttaatcctaataataagggtatgttagcgaatgttgtaagggtgtaagtcgaaattctgtccgtgtaacgctacgctatttttaatcattgtaagttatgttcaacctttttaatttaatgtctcgtagctaagttattattatgcttatttaagccgaagtaatcatgatgttgggctaaaaatattaaaattgggtaattgggctttgtaacataattggggtttagacaaaagaacgacacttgtggaaattagactatggactattaatgggctttatatttgtttaactaaatgatagtttgttaattttaatataaagatttacaattggacgtacctataaataaccatatacactcgatcggacacgatgggcgggatatttatatgtacgaataatcgttcatttaaccggacacaggaatggattaatagtcactagaattattaaaacaggggtgaaattatgtacaaggacacttggcataattgataacaaagtattaaaaccttgggttacacgcagtcgatatcctggtgtaattattaaacaaagtattaagaccttgttacagtttaagtccccaattagttagaatatttgacttcgggtataaggataatttgacgaggatactcgtactttatatttatgactgatggactgttatggacaaaaaccagacggacaaattgaataatccaggacaaagaacaattaacccatgggcataaaactaaaatcaacgcgtcaaacatcatgattacggaagtttaaataagcataattcctttattttcatatttaattgcacttctaattatcacatttttatttattgtcattgtatttaattgcacttttaattatcgcactttttaattatcgtatttttattttatcgcacttttattattcgcaatttcattatcgttatttactttacgctttaaattaagtcttttatttatttaatattttacattaggttttaactacgactaaagttttaaaaatcgacaaaccggtcattaaacggtaaaaacccccctttataataataatattacttatatatatatttgtatttttataaattaaaactaatatagcgttaagctttgtttaaagatttccatatggaacgaaccggacttactaaaaactacactactgtacgattaggtacactgcctataagtgttgtagcaaggtttaggtatatccattctataaataaataaatatcttgtgtaaaattgtatcgtatttaatagtttttcctagtaaaatatacactatttcatatacgcctcgcataacatcaagtatttttggcgccgctgccggggaacataaacgccgaaagcgcaacgcaaaaaaaaaaaagtttttataaaagtttttgttaagttctttttataaatataagttttaaaaataataaaaatataaaaattcaaaaagaaagaaaaatacatttatatttttaagagtttataatatttataagtatttttattttagttttaaaattaaatttttatttaagttatatttttattttatgtataatataaaaagtaaaaaaataaaaatataaaaaaaaactgaacctgtaaaaattgaccccttttgagctgaaattgaaccctccgcgactcgcggagcatttgaactggaccatacccactcgcggaggtcttctgacaggtcaaacctaggactgcaattaatacgaaattagggtttaaaattttattattattaataattagggttttaattaaataaaattagttttagttttattttaatttgtatttttaagttatattaagttttaataaattataaaattaatagttttataaaataaataatataaaaattatatttttataaaaattatatttttataaaaattatattttcataaactttagttttatttttttatatttcgtacctttttaatcgtttcttgtaacatttttaaatttttttcgctcgtatttaatttaagacatagttttttgccgtagttattttatttctagatttttaagatttgccgtaaaatcccttaagtgctttttcttagactaagatttaggtgctttagaattttacgacgctacaaattttagtttctttttaagtttggcgcgctactttcttatcttttattcaccgacatttttcgacgcgctctttttctctcttatttctcgccattctaggttTTGGGACTTAgagttttctctatttcttatctaatatttctttaaatttcaaacgaaaaattgttttaagtggttaaattgatagacatcaaaattttctggttcgtagtaatagttggatttgtacgtggaccgggttattggagccaaacagtactcaattatattgagaccaaatgaatcctgcccctctgctgcatcttttggctattcgaaacgtgggcaaaatcagaaaagtctattaattggataacttatataatttttctttctttttaaaaactaataggatattcagtgaatgcaccgagcaaaacgttcaccaccttttgtacgttcaccacctgtaactcgatcaagacatctagcaaatattgtcgcc comes from Rutidosis leptorrhynchoides isolate AG116_Rl617_1_P2 chromosome 4, CSIRO_AGI_Rlap_v1, whole genome shotgun sequence and encodes:
- the LOC139841854 gene encoding uncharacterized protein — protein: MEKLIYALVHTARRLRRYFQAHPIQVLTDQPIKHVLTRPEIFGRMAKWAIELGEHEISFIPRHSVKGQVIADFLVELPFDMIKQGETPVTRRDMDEFWELYTDGASSEEGAGIGLLLISPNGEEITYAIRLKFAASNNEAEYEALLAGLRLEKSIDVQQLTAYVDSQLLASQLNGSFEARDTSMQKYLELTKTLVKNFVAFEIKQIPRNRNKKADALSKLASLLYDQFTKKVMVEVLERKSTDEDTLMATTQQKKTAG